A single region of the Bacteroides luhongzhouii genome encodes:
- a CDS encoding RagB/SusD family nutrient uptake outer membrane protein, whose amino-acid sequence MKNIFKLLAFLPLLTACDDLFEPALENNRDLEAMYKEPSYAQGILANAYIILPYETSPTSDLATDDAVTNEISSNYLRMATGSWTANNNPVSQWQNRFNAIQYINLFLENVDKVEWAKDERISTMFLDRLKGEAYGLRALHMYYLLRAHGGKIADGTLMGVPIILKSEGPDADFNHARATYSDCVKQIMEDADKAIELLPLDYKKFADSEIPEKYKNIGVTNASDYRRVCGEEYRGLMSGRIALAVRAQTALLAASPAFQSGSGMTWEQAADYAAEIIEKANGGGGCGLDADGLEWYTLADKDYGTGGSPAEVIWRSSTDDNNTLETANFPPSLYGNGRVNPTQNLVDAFPMANGYPISETSGNYDAETPYDNRDPRLAKYIVYNGSKQGPSDTEIITGTYGTNTDVVNKESGRSTRTGYYLRKLLRKECNPNSQYNTKKKHYTARIRYTEMFLIYAEAANEAWGPQNKHGHLFSAYDVIKAIRTRAGLGIDNGDAYLESIKDNKDKMRELIRNERRIELCFENFRFWDLRRWNVDLTKLNETALGVEISKNGSVMNYSPLTVEKRKYEEYMIYGPIPFAEVMKWSNLEQNVGWK is encoded by the coding sequence AGAGATCTTGAGGCTATGTATAAAGAACCGAGCTATGCGCAGGGTATACTTGCGAACGCTTATATTATACTTCCTTACGAAACTTCACCTACAAGTGACTTGGCTACGGATGATGCTGTGACTAATGAGATTTCCAGTAACTATCTGCGAATGGCTACAGGTTCCTGGACTGCCAATAATAATCCGGTTTCCCAGTGGCAGAATCGTTTCAATGCTATCCAGTATATCAATCTTTTTTTGGAGAATGTAGATAAGGTAGAATGGGCAAAAGATGAACGTATCTCTACCATGTTTCTTGATCGTTTGAAAGGAGAGGCTTATGGGTTGCGTGCACTGCATATGTATTATTTGTTACGTGCACATGGTGGTAAGATTGCGGACGGCACATTGATGGGAGTACCTATTATTTTGAAATCGGAAGGACCGGATGCGGATTTTAATCATGCTCGTGCCACTTATTCCGATTGCGTGAAGCAAATAATGGAAGATGCTGATAAGGCTATCGAATTATTGCCGCTCGATTATAAGAAATTTGCAGATAGTGAGATACCGGAAAAATATAAAAACATCGGTGTGACGAATGCGAGTGATTATCGGCGTGTTTGTGGTGAAGAATATAGAGGGTTGATGAGCGGACGGATTGCATTGGCAGTCCGTGCACAAACGGCTCTGTTAGCTGCCAGTCCGGCATTTCAAAGCGGGTCGGGAATGACTTGGGAACAAGCTGCCGATTATGCTGCTGAAATTATAGAGAAAGCTAACGGTGGCGGCGGCTGCGGGCTGGATGCAGATGGATTGGAGTGGTATACACTTGCGGATAAAGATTATGGAACGGGCGGCAGTCCCGCCGAGGTTATTTGGCGTAGTAGTACAGATGATAATAATACATTGGAAACAGCTAACTTCCCTCCATCACTTTACGGAAACGGTCGTGTCAATCCTACCCAGAATCTGGTGGATGCCTTTCCTATGGCGAACGGTTACCCTATTTCTGAAACATCAGGCAATTACGATGCAGAAACCCCGTATGATAACCGTGATCCGCGTTTGGCAAAATACATCGTTTACAATGGTAGCAAGCAAGGTCCTAGTGATACGGAAATTATTACAGGGACTTACGGAACGAATACAGACGTTGTGAATAAGGAAAGCGGAAGGTCTACTCGTACAGGTTATTACTTGCGGAAACTATTGCGTAAAGAGTGTAACCCTAATTCACAGTATAATACAAAGAAGAAGCATTATACCGCACGTATCCGTTATACAGAGATGTTTCTGATTTATGCGGAGGCGGCTAATGAGGCTTGGGGACCACAGAATAAGCATGGACATCTTTTTAGTGCTTATGATGTAATCAAAGCCATTCGTACGCGTGCCGGTTTAGGTATCGATAATGGAGATGCTTATTTGGAGAGCATAAAGGATAATAAAGACAAGATGCGTGAACTAATCCGTAATGAACGCCGTATCGAACTTTGTTTTGAGAATTTCCGTTTTTGGGATTTACGTCGCTGGAATGTTGATTTGACCAAACTGAATGAAACTGCTCTTGGGGTGGAAATAAGCAAGAATGGTTCTGTAATGAACTACTCTCCGCTTACGGTAGAGAAAAGGAAGTATGAGGAGTATATGATTTACGGGCCAATACCTTTTGCTGAAGTAATGAAGTGGAGCAATCTGGAACAGAATGTCGGTTGGAAATAA
- a CDS encoding DUF5627 domain-containing protein, with product MKLIKLIFAMSVGVFVSWTMTSCENQDNEFPDYEGGTSVYFATQYPVRTLVMGEDEYDTTLDNAHKCKINATMGGVYANKKDITIDIEVDNTLCDNLYYSYTSASENVPVKAMPSNYYTLSDDKITLKNVLMDGVEVSFTDAFFADPEALTATYVIPLVMTGVTNADRILNGTLSEGAEAVRCNSSVWLVQPQDYVLYCVKYINKWTGKYLRHGVDKVTENGTTTENDRHNEYVEDDEICQAVTKSLTETILTVTTNLGTTDNPRNISYKLLLVFNGDECVVSGLDGVTATGTGKFVQDGEKNSWGNKDRDAIYLKYTVDFSNGLKLETEDTLVAHSRGVAREDFTPIYVKN from the coding sequence ATGAAATTAATTAAATTAATATTTGCCATGTCAGTTGGAGTCTTTGTTTCATGGACGATGACATCCTGTGAAAATCAAGATAATGAATTTCCTGATTATGAGGGCGGCACTTCAGTCTATTTTGCAACCCAGTATCCGGTGAGAACGTTGGTTATGGGTGAAGATGAGTATGATACGACGCTGGACAATGCTCATAAATGTAAGATTAATGCTACTATGGGCGGTGTTTATGCTAATAAGAAGGATATCACGATAGATATTGAAGTAGATAATACATTGTGTGATAACCTTTATTATTCGTATACTTCTGCATCTGAAAATGTGCCGGTAAAAGCTATGCCTTCCAACTACTATACATTATCTGATGATAAGATCACTCTGAAGAATGTATTGATGGATGGTGTGGAAGTCTCATTTACTGATGCTTTTTTTGCTGATCCCGAAGCATTGACCGCTACCTATGTTATACCTTTGGTAATGACAGGTGTGACTAATGCTGACCGTATTTTGAATGGTACTTTGTCCGAAGGGGCAGAAGCCGTCAGATGTAATTCGTCAGTGTGGTTGGTGCAACCACAGGATTATGTACTTTATTGTGTGAAATACATCAATAAATGGACTGGTAAGTATCTGCGTCATGGCGTGGACAAAGTGACAGAAAACGGGACAACTACCGAGAATGATCGCCATAACGAGTATGTAGAAGATGATGAAATATGTCAGGCTGTAACAAAATCTTTGACTGAAACCATTCTTACAGTTACTACCAATTTAGGGACAACAGACAATCCGCGTAATATCAGTTATAAGTTGCTGCTGGTTTTTAATGGCGATGAATGTGTGGTTTCCGGGTTGGACGGCGTTACGGCTACTGGTACTGGTAAGTTTGTTCAAGACGGTGAGAAGAATAGTTGGGGTAATAAAGACCGTGATGCCATTTATTTGAAGTATACTGTGGATTTCAGTAATGGATTAAAGCTTGAAACAGAAGATACACTGGTTGCGCATAGTCGTGGCGTGGCAAGAGAAGATTTTACGCCGATCTATGTGAAGAATTAA